Genomic DNA from Sphingomonas lacunae:
GGTGATGAACCCGGTTTCGACCAGCACGGATGGCATGTCAGGCGCCTTGAGGACAACAAAGCCGGCGAAGCGGTGCGAATCCGTGCGGAAGGGAATGGTGCCGGCTGCCGCGCGCTGAAGGGTGCGGGCAAAATCGGCGGAGAGGTTCATCGTTTCGCGCTGGGTCAGGTCAATCAGGATGGACCGGACATCGTCACTGCGGCCACCAAGATCAATGCCGTTGAGGATGTTGGCGCGGTTTTCCCGCGCGGCCAGGCGTGCCGCCTCGCGGTCGGACGCGACTTCGGACAGGGTATAGATGGAAGCGCCGGTGGCATGTTCATTCTCCGCCGCATCGGCGTGTATTGAGATGAACAGGTTGGCATTGAGGCGCCGGGCGAGGCCATAACGTTCCTCGAGTACCAGATAGCGGTCGTCTTCGCGCGTCAGGGCAACGCGGACCCGGCCTGTTGCGACCAGCGCGTCGCGGGTTGCCCGCGCAATGGCCAGCGTAACTTCTTCTTCGCGCAGCCTGCCGTCACGCGACAGGGCTCCCGGGTCATGGCCCCCGTGGCCGGCGTCGATCACGACCAGTGGCAGGCGACTGTCTGCCGGGCCATAGACGCGGGGCAGGCCGAGGCCACGGGCAGGGCCGATGGGCACGGATACCTGATAAGGCCGGTTCTCCCGCCGGGCCATCGCCAGCGTCGGCGTACCGGAGACGGGTGACGCGATCAGCCGCTCACCGCGCCGGACCGCGTCGACAAACTGGCTGACCGAAGCGGAGCGAAGCGCGACCGTTATGCTGCGGCCATCGGGTGAGAAGCGCACGGTGTTGATGACGGCAGGCTGACCGAGATCCAGAACAAGGCGCAGCGTATCGGAACCAAAGCGGCCCTGGCGGACCCGGAGCACATCTCCGCTGCTGTCCATCACCGGACGTCCGGGTGAGGCGCCGGCAATATCGATGGCGAGGCGACGCGGACCATCGAGCGCAAAGCTGGCGGCTTCTCCCACCGGCCCGTCGAAACGGAGGGTAAGTTCACCATCTTCGAGTCGCGCAGACTGCAGGGAACCCGCCTCAGCAGGGGACCATCCGGTCAAACAAAACAGGGCGAGCAACAGTTGGAGCACTGGTGCCTTATGCCGCCATTTTCCCTCTGAGGTCCAGATAGGCATTCGAATCCCCTTTGCGACCCGGGCCCGGTTCGACCAAGGTGAAGGGAGCATTAGCCACAAGGGACCAATTGGTTCTGAAGGAAGGCAGTTAACGTGCTGTCATCCATTTTTGCATACCATGAGGGCAGTTCGGGCCCTTACCCAATGGTCAACCGGACGTCTGCCGCCAGCACGGTGCCGATTGGACAGGGGGGGATGCTTTTTGTTGCCCCGCCCCCATGGCGGTGCTAGCACCCAAGTCACCAGTCGACCGGCGCCATCGAGGGCGTCGCCGGATTGGCCATAAGAATTGCGACTTCCGGCCGGAGCGATGGGCTCCCCCGGTAAGTCCAGACCAGGTTGAATGCCAAATGAGCAACACGCTTTCCTTCTGCGACCGCCCCGAAAGGGCAGGCGCGGATGGTTTTGCTGCGTGGCTGATCGGCTTTGACTCGCTTCACACCGCTTCCGGTCTGTCCGGACGCGGCCAACACCCTGAAACCGGGACCTTCTTCGCGACGCAAACCCTGCCGTCGCGCCTGTCCCCTGCCTATCGCGCGGCCGCCAGTGCATCTGACGCCGGCCGCCGCGCCCGGAGTAAAATGAATGACAACGCGCATGTTGATCGACGCGCGGCACCGGGAAGAGACCCGTGTCGCCGTCATCAAGGGAAACCGAATCGAGGAATTTGATTTCGAGTCCGCAGAGCACAAGCAGCTCAAGGGCAATATTTATCTGGCCAAGGTGACGAGGGTCGAGCCTTCTCTGCAGGCGGCGTTCGTCGAATATGGCGGCAACCGCCATGGCTTTCTGGCCTTCAGCGAAATCCACCCCGACTATTACCAGATTCCCAAGGAGGACCGTGAGGCCCTGTTGAGGGAAGAGGCTGAACATGCGGCTGCCGAGGCTGCGATGCGGGCCGAGGATGAAGTTGAATCGCTTGAGGGCGAAATTGAGGACATCCAGCCGCCGGCGCCGCTCGATGAAGACGGCTATGCCGATGAGGACGAAGATCAGGACCATTCAGCTGACCATGAGGATGGTCATGATGATGGCGAGGAATCGCGTGAGGACGGCGATGATGAGGGCGCCCGTTCCGGCGACGGCCGTGGCCGTGAGCGGGGTCGTCGTGGCCGCCGTCGTGGCGGGCGCAGTGATCGTGAACGCAGCGACCGTGACGAAGCTGTCGATTTCCGCCGGTCATTGCATCGCCGTTACAAAATTCAGGACGTCATCCGCCGTCGGCAGGTGCTGCTGGTCCAGGTGGTCAAGGAAGAGCGCGGGTCCAAGGGTGCGGCTCTGACCACCTATCTGAGCCTGGCCGGCCGCTATTGCGTCTTGATGCCGAATTCGAGCCATGGCGGCGGCATCAGCCGCAAGATTTCCAATGGCGCCGATCGCAAGCGACTCAAGACAATCATCGACGAGCTTGGCTTGCCGCCGTCGATGGGCTGCATTGTCCGTACTGCTGGCCTTGAACGCACGAAGACCGAGATCAAGCGCGATTTCGACTATCTCGCCCGGCTGTGGGACGAGATACGCGAGCGCACGCTCAAAAGTGCAGCCCCCGCCCTGATCCATTCTGACAGTGACCTGATCAAGCGCGCGATCCGCGACATTTACAATAGCGGCATCGAGGAAGTGTCGGTCGAGGGCGATGAAGGCTATCGCGCGGCCAAGGATTTCATGAAGTTGCTGATGCCGAGCCATGCACGGCGGGTGAAGCAATATGCCGACCCGGTGCCGCTGTTCCAGCGATATGGCGTCGAGGATCAGCTTGGTGCCATGTATCAGCCAGTCGTGCCGCTGAAGTCCGGTGGCTATCTGGTTATCAACCCGACCGAGGCGCTGGTGTCGATCGACATCAACTCGGGGCGGTCGACGCGCGAGCACAATATCGAGCAGACAGCGGTCAGCACCAACCTGGAAGCGGCCTATGAGATAGCGCGCCAGCTGCGCTTGCGCGACATGGCCGGTCTGGTGGTCATCGACTTCATCGACATGGAAGTCGGCGGGAACGTCCGCAAAGTCGAACGGGCGATGCGCGATGCACTGAAGAACGACCGTGCCCGCATCCAGGTGGGTCGCATTTCCGGCTTTGGCCTGATGGAAATGAGCCGCCAGCGGCTGCGCACCGGTGTTCTGGAAGCATCGACGCGTGCCTGCCCACATTGCGAGGGCACGGGCCTGGTCCGCACGGCTTCGTCCGCCGGTCTGTCGGCTTTGCGCCTGCTGGAGGAAGAGGCAGCGCGGGGTCGCGGCTCGCGTCTTGTGCTGCGCGCCAGCCAGGAAGCGGCCTTTTATGTGCTGAACAACAAGCGGGCCGAACTGTCCGAAATTGAGCAGCGTTATGGCGTGAGCATCGAGGTCCAGTCCGATGGCCAGACTGAAGGGGCGCGGATGACGGTGGACGTCAGCGGGCCGCCGCCTGCCAATTTGCCACGATTTGCCCCGATCATCGATGAGGATGAAGAGGAAGACCTGCCCCTCGACGCCGATGATGAGGGTGATGGCGATGGCGAGGAGCAGCGCGAATCACGTGGTGAGCGTGAGCGGGGCGAGGGTCGCGAAGGCAGTCGCCGTCGCCGCGGTCGTCGTCGGCGCGGTCGCCGGGATGCCGAAGGCCGCGAGGGTGAACCCCAGCGTGAGCGTGATGCCGAGCAGGATGAGGATCGCGAAGCGGGTGAAGTCGATGAGGCCGATCAGGCCGCATCGGGTGAGGCCGGTGACGAGCGGCCAGCGCGCGATGAAGGTGAAGGCGGCCGTCGCCGCCGTCGCGGACGCCGCGGCGGGCGTGGACGTCGCGGTGACCGGGGCGAAGACCGCGGTGAGACCGTGCTCGCCGAAGCAGGGGAAGAGGTTGACCAGCAGACAGCAGCTGACATGGTGGAGCCGGTTGCCGATGCCGAACCCGCGACGGACGAAGTCCCCGCCGCCAAGCCAAAGCGCGCATCGCGCAGCCGCAAGAAGGTGACCGAACCGGTCGCCGAGGCAGCTGTTGAGGAACAGGCTGAAGCCAGCGAAGCGGTGAGCAGCGAATCGACCGACGTTGCCGACGCCGCACCCGCCAAGCCCAAGCGAGCGAGCCGCAGCCGCAAGAAGGCGGAACCGGAAGCGGTTGCCGAGGCAAGCGCACCGGTCGAGGTCGACGCGGATGCTCCGATCGCCGAGGCGCCGGTCAAGCCCAAGCGGGCAAGCCGCAGCCGCAAGGCCGCAGCAGCCGATGTGGCCGCCGAGGCAAGCCTTTCCGCCGAGATCGCTGCAAGCGATACCGTTACGGCAGCCGATAGTGGAGCGAGTGAGATGGTTTCAATTGAAACTGTTGCGCCATCGGCGGAAGATGGCAAGAATGAGGCTTCCGAGGGCGGCGAGCGCCGCCGCGGTTGGTGGCAGCGAACCTTTGGTTCCTGACCATCAATGAACGGCGCGTCATCCTGTCGGGGGGCAGGGTGACGCGCCACTTCATGCCCGGTTCAGTTGCACAAGTGACAGAGGGGC
This window encodes:
- a CDS encoding N-acetylmuramoyl-L-alanine amidase; translated protein: MLQLLLALFCLTGWSPAEAGSLQSARLEDGELTLRFDGPVGEAASFALDGPRRLAIDIAGASPGRPVMDSSGDVLRVRQGRFGSDTLRLVLDLGQPAVINTVRFSPDGRSITVALRSASVSQFVDAVRRGERLIASPVSGTPTLAMARRENRPYQVSVPIGPARGLGLPRVYGPADSRLPLVVIDAGHGGHDPGALSRDGRLREEEVTLAIARATRDALVATGRVRVALTREDDRYLVLEERYGLARRLNANLFISIHADAAENEHATGASIYTLSEVASDREAARLAARENRANILNGIDLGGRSDDVRSILIDLTQRETMNLSADFARTLQRAAAGTIPFRTDSHRFAGFVVLKAPDMPSVLVETGFITNEADAARIASREGQQNIARGIRQAVLTHFARQIAAREAAVASAGRGAAR
- a CDS encoding Rne/Rng family ribonuclease; its protein translation is MTTRMLIDARHREETRVAVIKGNRIEEFDFESAEHKQLKGNIYLAKVTRVEPSLQAAFVEYGGNRHGFLAFSEIHPDYYQIPKEDREALLREEAEHAAAEAAMRAEDEVESLEGEIEDIQPPAPLDEDGYADEDEDQDHSADHEDGHDDGEESREDGDDEGARSGDGRGRERGRRGRRRGGRSDRERSDRDEAVDFRRSLHRRYKIQDVIRRRQVLLVQVVKEERGSKGAALTTYLSLAGRYCVLMPNSSHGGGISRKISNGADRKRLKTIIDELGLPPSMGCIVRTAGLERTKTEIKRDFDYLARLWDEIRERTLKSAAPALIHSDSDLIKRAIRDIYNSGIEEVSVEGDEGYRAAKDFMKLLMPSHARRVKQYADPVPLFQRYGVEDQLGAMYQPVVPLKSGGYLVINPTEALVSIDINSGRSTREHNIEQTAVSTNLEAAYEIARQLRLRDMAGLVVIDFIDMEVGGNVRKVERAMRDALKNDRARIQVGRISGFGLMEMSRQRLRTGVLEASTRACPHCEGTGLVRTASSAGLSALRLLEEEAARGRGSRLVLRASQEAAFYVLNNKRAELSEIEQRYGVSIEVQSDGQTEGARMTVDVSGPPPANLPRFAPIIDEDEEEDLPLDADDEGDGDGEEQRESRGERERGEGREGSRRRRGRRRRGRRDAEGREGEPQRERDAEQDEDREAGEVDEADQAASGEAGDERPARDEGEGGRRRRRGRRGGRGRRGDRGEDRGETVLAEAGEEVDQQTAADMVEPVADAEPATDEVPAAKPKRASRSRKKVTEPVAEAAVEEQAEASEAVSSESTDVADAAPAKPKRASRSRKKAEPEAVAEASAPVEVDADAPIAEAPVKPKRASRSRKAAAADVAAEASLSAEIAASDTVTAADSGASEMVSIETVAPSAEDGKNEASEGGERRRGWWQRTFGS